The following coding sequences lie in one Sesamum indicum cultivar Zhongzhi No. 13 linkage group LG9, S_indicum_v1.0, whole genome shotgun sequence genomic window:
- the LOC105170497 gene encoding 60S ribosomal protein L5-like — translation MAFVKAQKTKAYFKRFQVKFKRRRQGKTDYRARIRLINQDKNKYNTPKYRFVVRFTNKDIIAQVSSASIAGDHVLAAAYSHELPRYGLEVGLTNYAAAYCTGLLLARRVLRKLDMDKEYEGNVEATGEDFSVEPAESRRPFRALLDVGLVKTTTGNRVFGALKGALDGGLDIPHSDKRFAGFSKDNKQLDAEVHRKYIYGGHVSAYMNTLMEDEPEKYQSHFSEYIKKSIEPDNIEAMYKKVHAAIRADPTEKKSEKQPPKEHKRYNLKKLTYEERKAKLIERLNALNAAAGNDDEDEDDDE, via the exons ATG GCGTTTGTCAAAGCCCAGAAGACAAAAGCTTACTTCAAGCGGTTTCAAGTTAAATTCAAGAGAAGGAGAC AGGGGAAGACTGACTATCGGGCAAGGATTCGCCTGATCAATCAAGACAAGAACAAGTACAACACTCCAAAATATCGGTTTGTTGTGCGATTT ACCAACAAAGATATAATTGCCCAAGTTTCATCTGCAAGCATTGCTGGTGACCATGTCCTTGCTGCTGCTTATTCTCATGAGCTGCCTCGTTATGGCCTTGAAGTTGGTCTCACCAATTATGCTGCTG CTTACTGCACTGGACTTCTTTTGGCTCGTCGAGTTCTGAGAAAGCTGGATATGGATAAAGAGTATGAAGGAAATGTCGAG GCTACTGGAGAGGATTTCTCTGTTGAACCAGCTGAAAGCAGGAGGCCTTTCCGGGCACTCCTGGATGTTGGCCTTGTGAAAACCACAACCGGGAACCGTGTTTTTGGTGCGCTTAAG GGAGCTCTGGATGGTGGGCTCGATATCCCTCACAGTGACAAGAGGTTTGCTGGGTTTAGCAAGGACAACAAGCAACTTGATGCTGAAGTGCATCGGAAATACATCTATGGTGGCCACGTGTCTGCTTACATGAAT ACTTTGATGGAAGATGAACCTGAAAAATATCAGTCTCACTTTAGCGAGTACATCAAAAAGAGTATTGAGCCAGATAACATTGAGGCTATGTACAAGAAGGTCCATGCAGCCATTCGTGCTGATCCCACAGAAAAGAAATCTGAGAAGCAGCCACCAAAGGAGCACAAGAG ATACAACCTTAAGAAGCTTACGTATGAGGAGAGGAAGGCCAAGCTGATTGAAAGGTTAAATGCTCTGAATGCTGCTGCTGGAAATGATGACGAGGACGAGGATGATGACGAGTGA
- the LOC105170498 gene encoding LOW QUALITY PROTEIN: protein ASPARTIC PROTEASE IN GUARD CELL 2 (The sequence of the model RefSeq protein was modified relative to this genomic sequence to represent the inferred CDS: inserted 2 bases in 1 codon) — MFIFAFLLLLSPSQLAFSFTVTTTSAGHAIPFPAFEHLNVKDSIAAATHLRPPASATTTQYTDDNEVIQKPLTSNSTVKLHLVHRDKLAFSWHNDHRRRFEARMKRDARRVAGLLRXAAYEVADFGAEVVSGMDQGSGEYFVRIGVGSPARSQYMVIDSGSDIVWVQCQPCSQCYHQSDPVFDPAESASFSGVSCSSSVCERVENSGCHAGRCKYEVSYGDGSYTKGTLALETLTIGHTVVQNVAIGCGHMNRGMFIGAAGLLGLGGGSMSLVGQLGGQAGEAFSYCLESRGTGSFGSLEFGRSVLPVGAAWVPLLRNPRAQSFYYIGLSGLGVGGTRVPISEDTFRLTEYGEGGVVMDTGTAVTRLPTAAYVAFRDTFMAETANLPRAPGVSIFDTCYDLNGFVTVRVPTVSFFLSGGPILTLPARNFLIPVDERGTFCFAFAPSPSGLSIIGNIQQEGIQISFDWSSGYVGFGPNVC, encoded by the exons ATGTTTATATTCGCCTTTCTCCTACTCCTTTCGCCCTCCCAACTCGCTTTTTCCTTCACTGTAACCACCACCTCCGCCGGCCATGCAATCCCATTTCCCGCCTTCGAGCACCTCAACGTCAAAGACTCCATCGCCGCCGCAACCCACCTCCGCCCCCCCGCTTCCGCCACCACAACCCAATACACCGATGATAATGAGGTTATCCAGAAGCCCCTCACCAGTAACTCCACTGTTAAGCTTCATTTAGTCCACAGAGATAAACTTGCGTTTTCGTGGCACAATGATCATCGCCGCCGCTTCGAGGCCCGAATGAAAAGGGATGCCCGGAGGGTCGCCGGCTTGCTCCG GGCCGCCTACGAGGTGGCGGATTTTGGGGCGGAGGTGGTTTCGGGTATGGACCAGGGCAGTGGTGAGTACTTCGTGAGGATTGGGGTGGGCAGCCCGGCCCGAAGCCAGTACATGGTGATTGATTCGGGTAGTGATATTGTGTGGGTACAATGCCAACCCTGTAGCCAGTGTTACCACCAGTCCGACCCGGTGTTCGACCCGGCTGAATCCGCCTCCTTCTCCGGAGTTTCATGCAGCTCCTCTGTCTGCGAACGGGTCGAGAATTCGGGTTGTCATGCGGGTCGGTGCAAGTACGAGGTCTCGTATGGAGACGGGTCGTACACCAAAGGGACCTTGGCCTTGGAAACACTCACAATCGGGCACACGGTGGTCCAAAACGTCGCTATTGGATGCGGGCATATGAATCGGGGCATGTTCATTGGGGCGGCCGGGTTGTTGGGTCTCGGAGGAGGGTCCATGTCGCTCGTGGGGCAGTTGGGCGGGCAAGCGGGTGAGGCATTCAGTTACTGTTTAGAGAGCCGGGGCACGGGCTCATTCGGGTCGTTGGAATTCGGGCGCTCCGTACTGCCGGTTGGCGCAGCATGGGTCCCGCTGCTCCGAAACCCACGGGCCCAGAGTTTTTACTATATCGGGTTATCGGGTCTAGGAGTCGGAGGAACACGGGTGCCTATATCTGAAGACACTTTCCGACTAACCGAATACGGCGAGGGAGGGGTGGTGATGGATACGGGCACGGCGGTAACGCGGCTGCCGACGGCCGCATACGTTGCATTCCGCGACACGTTCATGGCGGAGACCGCCAACCTCCCTCGTGCACCCGGAGTTTCAATATTCGATACGTGTTACGACTTAAATGGGTTCGTAACAGTTCGGGTACCAACCGTATCGTTCTTCTTGTCGGGCGGGCCGATCCTGACCCTTCCGGCTCGGAACTTTCTAATTCCGGTGGATGAGAGGGGCACATTCTGCTTTGCGTTCGCCCCATCTCCATCGGGTCTTTCTATAATAGGAAACATTCAACAAGAAGGCATCCAAATCTCTTTCGATTGGTCAAGTGGATACGTTGGGTTCGGGCCAAATGTTTGTTGA